The following coding sequences lie in one Phyllopteryx taeniolatus isolate TA_2022b chromosome 4, UOR_Ptae_1.2, whole genome shotgun sequence genomic window:
- the vps37a gene encoding vacuolar protein sorting-associated protein 37A isoform X1, translating to MNWLFPISKGSGPHTPLNSLQQQRQRQIESLKAAHPSIAEIQKDVEYRIPFTVNNSTITVNILLPPQFPQEKPVVSVYPPVGHHLVDSNNGTVITSPLITNFGMHSDLGKVIQSLLDEFWKSPPALMCTGLAGFPYSMYKPSGIPPYPTQGYHYGPRHVGQSHTPPLAPASSGVGPVLHPGVDAAHGSPRGPAPYGLITELPLPVPVGDIQAGLNGHMYQMPEIPESFPELCDLNLTQLSDMSENEDVLLRFFVTLPQFKQITSDKEELVTNIVDMAKRNLQMEPQLEGKRQEIIYKFEQLTQLKSAFETKMQKQHDLSESCSLSTLQARLKVAAHQAEEDSEETAENFLEGRTDIDEFLTNFMEKRTAHLSSQTNHPFTWADEFSNLEQGSPTTVRSHTKTEPKKTILLILY from the exons ATGAACTGGCTTTTCCCCATCTCAAAGGGTTCTGGACCTCACACCCCACTCAACAGTCTTCAACAACAAAGACAGCGACAGATCGAGTCCCTGAAAGCTGCTCATCCCAG CATTGCAGAAATCCAGAAAGATGTGGAATACAGAATCCCGTTTACCGTCAACAACTCAACCATCACTGTTAACAT TCTTCTGCCTCCTCAGTTCCCTCAGGAGAAGCCAGTGGTTAGCGTCTACCCTCCTGTGGGTCATCACCTCGTCGACAGCAATAATGGCACTGTTATCACGAGCCCCCTCATCACTAAT TTTGGGATGCATTCAGACCTGGGTAAGGTCATTCAGAGTTTGCTGGATGAGTTTTGGAAGAGTCCTCCTGCCCTGATGTGCACTGGCCTGGCTGGCTTTCCATA CAGTATGTACAAGCCATCGGGCATCCCTCCTTACCCGACTCAGGGTTACCACTATGGTCCCCGCCATGTTGGGCAAAGTCACACACCGCCTCTAGCACCGGCTTCATCTGGAGTAGGACCAGTGCTTCATCCCGGAGTTGATGCTGCCCATGGCTCCCCTCGAGGTCCAGCCCCTTATGGTCTCATTACTGAACTACCATTGCCTGTACCTGTTGGAGACATACAG GCTGGGCTAAATGGACATATGTACCAGATGCCTGAGATTCCCGAGTCTTTTCCTGAACTCTGTGACTTGAA TCTGACTCAACTATCcgacatgtcagaaaatgaggATGTTTTACTGAGATTCTTCGTGACGCTGCCACAGTTCAAGCAAATCACAAGTGATAAAGAGGAGCTAGTCACGAACATTGTGGATATGGCAA AGCGAAACCTTCAGATGGAACCACAACTGGAAGGGAAAAGACAAGAAATTATCTACAAG TTTGAACAGTTGACTCAACTGAAGTCTGCCTTTGAGACAAAGATGCAGAAACAACATGATCTCAGTGAG AGCTGTAGTCTAAGTACTCTGCAAGCTCGGTTAAAGGTCGCAGCACATCAAGCTGAGGAGGACTCTGAAGAGACTGCTGAAAACTTCTTAGAGGGCCGCACTGACATAGATGAATTCCTGACCAACTTTATGGAAAAGAGAACG GCTCATCTCTCCAGCCAGACCAATCACCCCTTTACCTGGGCTGATGAGTTCAGTAATCTTGAGCAAGGGTCCCCAACTACCGTACGTAGTCACACAAAAactgaaccaaaaaaaacaattttattaatTCTTTATTGA
- the vps37a gene encoding vacuolar protein sorting-associated protein 37A isoform X2: protein MNWLFPISKGSGPHTPLNSLQQQRQRQIESLKAAHPSIAEIQKDVEYRIPFTVNNSTITVNILLPPQFPQEKPVVSVYPPVGHHLVDSNNGTVITSPLITNFGMHSDLGKVIQSLLDEFWKSPPALMCTGLAGFPYMYKPSGIPPYPTQGYHYGPRHVGQSHTPPLAPASSGVGPVLHPGVDAAHGSPRGPAPYGLITELPLPVPVGDIQAGLNGHMYQMPEIPESFPELCDLNLTQLSDMSENEDVLLRFFVTLPQFKQITSDKEELVTNIVDMAKRNLQMEPQLEGKRQEIIYKFEQLTQLKSAFETKMQKQHDLSESCSLSTLQARLKVAAHQAEEDSEETAENFLEGRTDIDEFLTNFMEKRTAHLSSQTNHPFTWADEFSNLEQGSPTTVRSHTKTEPKKTILLILY from the exons ATGAACTGGCTTTTCCCCATCTCAAAGGGTTCTGGACCTCACACCCCACTCAACAGTCTTCAACAACAAAGACAGCGACAGATCGAGTCCCTGAAAGCTGCTCATCCCAG CATTGCAGAAATCCAGAAAGATGTGGAATACAGAATCCCGTTTACCGTCAACAACTCAACCATCACTGTTAACAT TCTTCTGCCTCCTCAGTTCCCTCAGGAGAAGCCAGTGGTTAGCGTCTACCCTCCTGTGGGTCATCACCTCGTCGACAGCAATAATGGCACTGTTATCACGAGCCCCCTCATCACTAAT TTTGGGATGCATTCAGACCTGGGTAAGGTCATTCAGAGTTTGCTGGATGAGTTTTGGAAGAGTCCTCCTGCCCTGATGTGCACTGGCCTGGCTGGCTTTCCATA TATGTACAAGCCATCGGGCATCCCTCCTTACCCGACTCAGGGTTACCACTATGGTCCCCGCCATGTTGGGCAAAGTCACACACCGCCTCTAGCACCGGCTTCATCTGGAGTAGGACCAGTGCTTCATCCCGGAGTTGATGCTGCCCATGGCTCCCCTCGAGGTCCAGCCCCTTATGGTCTCATTACTGAACTACCATTGCCTGTACCTGTTGGAGACATACAG GCTGGGCTAAATGGACATATGTACCAGATGCCTGAGATTCCCGAGTCTTTTCCTGAACTCTGTGACTTGAA TCTGACTCAACTATCcgacatgtcagaaaatgaggATGTTTTACTGAGATTCTTCGTGACGCTGCCACAGTTCAAGCAAATCACAAGTGATAAAGAGGAGCTAGTCACGAACATTGTGGATATGGCAA AGCGAAACCTTCAGATGGAACCACAACTGGAAGGGAAAAGACAAGAAATTATCTACAAG TTTGAACAGTTGACTCAACTGAAGTCTGCCTTTGAGACAAAGATGCAGAAACAACATGATCTCAGTGAG AGCTGTAGTCTAAGTACTCTGCAAGCTCGGTTAAAGGTCGCAGCACATCAAGCTGAGGAGGACTCTGAAGAGACTGCTGAAAACTTCTTAGAGGGCCGCACTGACATAGATGAATTCCTGACCAACTTTATGGAAAAGAGAACG GCTCATCTCTCCAGCCAGACCAATCACCCCTTTACCTGGGCTGATGAGTTCAGTAATCTTGAGCAAGGGTCCCCAACTACCGTACGTAGTCACACAAAAactgaaccaaaaaaaacaattttattaatTCTTTATTGA
- the vps37a gene encoding vacuolar protein sorting-associated protein 37A isoform X6, whose product MWNTESRLPSTTQPSLLTFFCLLSSLRRSQWLASTLLWVITSSTAIMALLSRAPSSLISMYKPSGIPPYPTQGYHYGPRHVGQSHTPPLAPASSGVGPVLHPGVDAAHGSPRGPAPYGLITELPLPVPVGDIQAGLNGHMYQMPEIPESFPELCDLNLTQLSDMSENEDVLLRFFVTLPQFKQITSDKEELVTNIVDMAKRNLQMEPQLEGKRQEIIYKFEQLTQLKSAFETKMQKQHDLSESCSLSTLQARLKVAAHQAEEDSEETAENFLEGRTDIDEFLTNFMEKRTAHLSSQTNHPFTWADEFSNLEQGSPTTVRSHTKTEPKKTILLILY is encoded by the exons ATGTGGAATACAGAATCCCGTTTACCGTCAACAACTCAACCATCACTGTTAACAT TCTTCTGCCTCCTCAGTTCCCTCAGGAGAAGCCAGTGGTTAGCGTCTACCCTCCTGTGGGTCATCACCTCGTCGACAGCAATAATGGCACTGTTATCACGAGCCCCCTCATCACTAAT CAGTATGTACAAGCCATCGGGCATCCCTCCTTACCCGACTCAGGGTTACCACTATGGTCCCCGCCATGTTGGGCAAAGTCACACACCGCCTCTAGCACCGGCTTCATCTGGAGTAGGACCAGTGCTTCATCCCGGAGTTGATGCTGCCCATGGCTCCCCTCGAGGTCCAGCCCCTTATGGTCTCATTACTGAACTACCATTGCCTGTACCTGTTGGAGACATACAG GCTGGGCTAAATGGACATATGTACCAGATGCCTGAGATTCCCGAGTCTTTTCCTGAACTCTGTGACTTGAA TCTGACTCAACTATCcgacatgtcagaaaatgaggATGTTTTACTGAGATTCTTCGTGACGCTGCCACAGTTCAAGCAAATCACAAGTGATAAAGAGGAGCTAGTCACGAACATTGTGGATATGGCAA AGCGAAACCTTCAGATGGAACCACAACTGGAAGGGAAAAGACAAGAAATTATCTACAAG TTTGAACAGTTGACTCAACTGAAGTCTGCCTTTGAGACAAAGATGCAGAAACAACATGATCTCAGTGAG AGCTGTAGTCTAAGTACTCTGCAAGCTCGGTTAAAGGTCGCAGCACATCAAGCTGAGGAGGACTCTGAAGAGACTGCTGAAAACTTCTTAGAGGGCCGCACTGACATAGATGAATTCCTGACCAACTTTATGGAAAAGAGAACG GCTCATCTCTCCAGCCAGACCAATCACCCCTTTACCTGGGCTGATGAGTTCAGTAATCTTGAGCAAGGGTCCCCAACTACCGTACGTAGTCACACAAAAactgaaccaaaaaaaacaattttattaatTCTTTATTGA
- the vps37a gene encoding vacuolar protein sorting-associated protein 37A isoform X3, whose amino-acid sequence MNWLFPISKGSGPHTPLNSLQQQRQRQIESLKAAHPSIAEIQKDVEYRIPFTVNNSTITVNILLPPQFPQEKPVVSVYPPVGHHLVDSNNGTVITSPLITNFGMHSDLGKVIQSLLDEFWKSPPALMCTGLAGFPYSMYKPSGIPPYPTQGYHYGPRHVGQSHTPPLAPASSGVGPVLHPGVDAAHGSPRGPAPYGLITELPLPVPVGDIQAGLNGHMYQMPEIPESFPELCDLNLTQLSDMSENEDVLLRFFVTLPQFKQITSDKEELVTNIVDMAKRNLQMEPQLEGKRQEIIYKFEQLTQLKSAFETKMQKQHDLSESCSLSTLQARLKVAAHQAEEDSEETAENFLEGRTDIDEFLTNFMEKRTLCHSRRAKEEKLQQSIHTHEQFPTTH is encoded by the exons ATGAACTGGCTTTTCCCCATCTCAAAGGGTTCTGGACCTCACACCCCACTCAACAGTCTTCAACAACAAAGACAGCGACAGATCGAGTCCCTGAAAGCTGCTCATCCCAG CATTGCAGAAATCCAGAAAGATGTGGAATACAGAATCCCGTTTACCGTCAACAACTCAACCATCACTGTTAACAT TCTTCTGCCTCCTCAGTTCCCTCAGGAGAAGCCAGTGGTTAGCGTCTACCCTCCTGTGGGTCATCACCTCGTCGACAGCAATAATGGCACTGTTATCACGAGCCCCCTCATCACTAAT TTTGGGATGCATTCAGACCTGGGTAAGGTCATTCAGAGTTTGCTGGATGAGTTTTGGAAGAGTCCTCCTGCCCTGATGTGCACTGGCCTGGCTGGCTTTCCATA CAGTATGTACAAGCCATCGGGCATCCCTCCTTACCCGACTCAGGGTTACCACTATGGTCCCCGCCATGTTGGGCAAAGTCACACACCGCCTCTAGCACCGGCTTCATCTGGAGTAGGACCAGTGCTTCATCCCGGAGTTGATGCTGCCCATGGCTCCCCTCGAGGTCCAGCCCCTTATGGTCTCATTACTGAACTACCATTGCCTGTACCTGTTGGAGACATACAG GCTGGGCTAAATGGACATATGTACCAGATGCCTGAGATTCCCGAGTCTTTTCCTGAACTCTGTGACTTGAA TCTGACTCAACTATCcgacatgtcagaaaatgaggATGTTTTACTGAGATTCTTCGTGACGCTGCCACAGTTCAAGCAAATCACAAGTGATAAAGAGGAGCTAGTCACGAACATTGTGGATATGGCAA AGCGAAACCTTCAGATGGAACCACAACTGGAAGGGAAAAGACAAGAAATTATCTACAAG TTTGAACAGTTGACTCAACTGAAGTCTGCCTTTGAGACAAAGATGCAGAAACAACATGATCTCAGTGAG AGCTGTAGTCTAAGTACTCTGCAAGCTCGGTTAAAGGTCGCAGCACATCAAGCTGAGGAGGACTCTGAAGAGACTGCTGAAAACTTCTTAGAGGGCCGCACTGACATAGATGAATTCCTGACCAACTTTATGGAAAAGAGAACG CTTTGCCACAGCAGAAGGGCGAAAGAGGAGAAGTTGCAACAGTCTATCCACACACATGAACAGTTTCCTACCACCCACTAG
- the vps37a gene encoding vacuolar protein sorting-associated protein 37A isoform X4: MNWLFPISKGSGPHTPLNSLQQQRQRQIESLKAAHPSIAEIQKDVEYRIPFTVNNSTITVNILLPPQFPQEKPVVSVYPPVGHHLVDSNNGTVITSPLITNFGMHSDLGKVIQSLLDEFWKSPPALMCTGLAGFPYMYKPSGIPPYPTQGYHYGPRHVGQSHTPPLAPASSGVGPVLHPGVDAAHGSPRGPAPYGLITELPLPVPVGDIQAGLNGHMYQMPEIPESFPELCDLNLTQLSDMSENEDVLLRFFVTLPQFKQITSDKEELVTNIVDMAKRNLQMEPQLEGKRQEIIYKFEQLTQLKSAFETKMQKQHDLSESCSLSTLQARLKVAAHQAEEDSEETAENFLEGRTDIDEFLTNFMEKRTLCHSRRAKEEKLQQSIHTHEQFPTTH; this comes from the exons ATGAACTGGCTTTTCCCCATCTCAAAGGGTTCTGGACCTCACACCCCACTCAACAGTCTTCAACAACAAAGACAGCGACAGATCGAGTCCCTGAAAGCTGCTCATCCCAG CATTGCAGAAATCCAGAAAGATGTGGAATACAGAATCCCGTTTACCGTCAACAACTCAACCATCACTGTTAACAT TCTTCTGCCTCCTCAGTTCCCTCAGGAGAAGCCAGTGGTTAGCGTCTACCCTCCTGTGGGTCATCACCTCGTCGACAGCAATAATGGCACTGTTATCACGAGCCCCCTCATCACTAAT TTTGGGATGCATTCAGACCTGGGTAAGGTCATTCAGAGTTTGCTGGATGAGTTTTGGAAGAGTCCTCCTGCCCTGATGTGCACTGGCCTGGCTGGCTTTCCATA TATGTACAAGCCATCGGGCATCCCTCCTTACCCGACTCAGGGTTACCACTATGGTCCCCGCCATGTTGGGCAAAGTCACACACCGCCTCTAGCACCGGCTTCATCTGGAGTAGGACCAGTGCTTCATCCCGGAGTTGATGCTGCCCATGGCTCCCCTCGAGGTCCAGCCCCTTATGGTCTCATTACTGAACTACCATTGCCTGTACCTGTTGGAGACATACAG GCTGGGCTAAATGGACATATGTACCAGATGCCTGAGATTCCCGAGTCTTTTCCTGAACTCTGTGACTTGAA TCTGACTCAACTATCcgacatgtcagaaaatgaggATGTTTTACTGAGATTCTTCGTGACGCTGCCACAGTTCAAGCAAATCACAAGTGATAAAGAGGAGCTAGTCACGAACATTGTGGATATGGCAA AGCGAAACCTTCAGATGGAACCACAACTGGAAGGGAAAAGACAAGAAATTATCTACAAG TTTGAACAGTTGACTCAACTGAAGTCTGCCTTTGAGACAAAGATGCAGAAACAACATGATCTCAGTGAG AGCTGTAGTCTAAGTACTCTGCAAGCTCGGTTAAAGGTCGCAGCACATCAAGCTGAGGAGGACTCTGAAGAGACTGCTGAAAACTTCTTAGAGGGCCGCACTGACATAGATGAATTCCTGACCAACTTTATGGAAAAGAGAACG CTTTGCCACAGCAGAAGGGCGAAAGAGGAGAAGTTGCAACAGTCTATCCACACACATGAACAGTTTCCTACCACCCACTAG
- the vps37a gene encoding vacuolar protein sorting-associated protein 37A isoform X7 has product MNWLFPISKGSGPHTPLNSLQQQRQRQIESLKAAHPSLLPPQFPQEKPVVSVYPPVGHHLVDSNNGTVITSPLITNFGMHSDLGKVIQSLLDEFWKSPPALMCTGLAGFPYSMYKPSGIPPYPTQGYHYGPRHVGQSHTPPLAPASSGVGPVLHPGVDAAHGSPRGPAPYGLITELPLPVPVGDIQAGLNGHMYQMPEIPESFPELCDLNLTQLSDMSENEDVLLRFFVTLPQFKQITSDKEELVTNIVDMAKRNLQMEPQLEGKRQEIIYKFEQLTQLKSAFETKMQKQHDLSESCSLSTLQARLKVAAHQAEEDSEETAENFLEGRTDIDEFLTNFMEKRTLCHSRRAKEEKLQQSIHTHEQFPTTH; this is encoded by the exons ATGAACTGGCTTTTCCCCATCTCAAAGGGTTCTGGACCTCACACCCCACTCAACAGTCTTCAACAACAAAGACAGCGACAGATCGAGTCCCTGAAAGCTGCTCATCCCAG TCTTCTGCCTCCTCAGTTCCCTCAGGAGAAGCCAGTGGTTAGCGTCTACCCTCCTGTGGGTCATCACCTCGTCGACAGCAATAATGGCACTGTTATCACGAGCCCCCTCATCACTAAT TTTGGGATGCATTCAGACCTGGGTAAGGTCATTCAGAGTTTGCTGGATGAGTTTTGGAAGAGTCCTCCTGCCCTGATGTGCACTGGCCTGGCTGGCTTTCCATA CAGTATGTACAAGCCATCGGGCATCCCTCCTTACCCGACTCAGGGTTACCACTATGGTCCCCGCCATGTTGGGCAAAGTCACACACCGCCTCTAGCACCGGCTTCATCTGGAGTAGGACCAGTGCTTCATCCCGGAGTTGATGCTGCCCATGGCTCCCCTCGAGGTCCAGCCCCTTATGGTCTCATTACTGAACTACCATTGCCTGTACCTGTTGGAGACATACAG GCTGGGCTAAATGGACATATGTACCAGATGCCTGAGATTCCCGAGTCTTTTCCTGAACTCTGTGACTTGAA TCTGACTCAACTATCcgacatgtcagaaaatgaggATGTTTTACTGAGATTCTTCGTGACGCTGCCACAGTTCAAGCAAATCACAAGTGATAAAGAGGAGCTAGTCACGAACATTGTGGATATGGCAA AGCGAAACCTTCAGATGGAACCACAACTGGAAGGGAAAAGACAAGAAATTATCTACAAG TTTGAACAGTTGACTCAACTGAAGTCTGCCTTTGAGACAAAGATGCAGAAACAACATGATCTCAGTGAG AGCTGTAGTCTAAGTACTCTGCAAGCTCGGTTAAAGGTCGCAGCACATCAAGCTGAGGAGGACTCTGAAGAGACTGCTGAAAACTTCTTAGAGGGCCGCACTGACATAGATGAATTCCTGACCAACTTTATGGAAAAGAGAACG CTTTGCCACAGCAGAAGGGCGAAAGAGGAGAAGTTGCAACAGTCTATCCACACACATGAACAGTTTCCTACCACCCACTAG
- the vps37a gene encoding vacuolar protein sorting-associated protein 37A isoform X5 → MNWLFPISKGSGPHTPLNSLQQQRQRQIESLKAAHPSLLPPQFPQEKPVVSVYPPVGHHLVDSNNGTVITSPLITNFGMHSDLGKVIQSLLDEFWKSPPALMCTGLAGFPYSMYKPSGIPPYPTQGYHYGPRHVGQSHTPPLAPASSGVGPVLHPGVDAAHGSPRGPAPYGLITELPLPVPVGDIQAGLNGHMYQMPEIPESFPELCDLNLTQLSDMSENEDVLLRFFVTLPQFKQITSDKEELVTNIVDMAKRNLQMEPQLEGKRQEIIYKFEQLTQLKSAFETKMQKQHDLSESCSLSTLQARLKVAAHQAEEDSEETAENFLEGRTDIDEFLTNFMEKRTAHLSSQTNHPFTWADEFSNLEQGSPTTVRSHTKTEPKKTILLILY, encoded by the exons ATGAACTGGCTTTTCCCCATCTCAAAGGGTTCTGGACCTCACACCCCACTCAACAGTCTTCAACAACAAAGACAGCGACAGATCGAGTCCCTGAAAGCTGCTCATCCCAG TCTTCTGCCTCCTCAGTTCCCTCAGGAGAAGCCAGTGGTTAGCGTCTACCCTCCTGTGGGTCATCACCTCGTCGACAGCAATAATGGCACTGTTATCACGAGCCCCCTCATCACTAAT TTTGGGATGCATTCAGACCTGGGTAAGGTCATTCAGAGTTTGCTGGATGAGTTTTGGAAGAGTCCTCCTGCCCTGATGTGCACTGGCCTGGCTGGCTTTCCATA CAGTATGTACAAGCCATCGGGCATCCCTCCTTACCCGACTCAGGGTTACCACTATGGTCCCCGCCATGTTGGGCAAAGTCACACACCGCCTCTAGCACCGGCTTCATCTGGAGTAGGACCAGTGCTTCATCCCGGAGTTGATGCTGCCCATGGCTCCCCTCGAGGTCCAGCCCCTTATGGTCTCATTACTGAACTACCATTGCCTGTACCTGTTGGAGACATACAG GCTGGGCTAAATGGACATATGTACCAGATGCCTGAGATTCCCGAGTCTTTTCCTGAACTCTGTGACTTGAA TCTGACTCAACTATCcgacatgtcagaaaatgaggATGTTTTACTGAGATTCTTCGTGACGCTGCCACAGTTCAAGCAAATCACAAGTGATAAAGAGGAGCTAGTCACGAACATTGTGGATATGGCAA AGCGAAACCTTCAGATGGAACCACAACTGGAAGGGAAAAGACAAGAAATTATCTACAAG TTTGAACAGTTGACTCAACTGAAGTCTGCCTTTGAGACAAAGATGCAGAAACAACATGATCTCAGTGAG AGCTGTAGTCTAAGTACTCTGCAAGCTCGGTTAAAGGTCGCAGCACATCAAGCTGAGGAGGACTCTGAAGAGACTGCTGAAAACTTCTTAGAGGGCCGCACTGACATAGATGAATTCCTGACCAACTTTATGGAAAAGAGAACG GCTCATCTCTCCAGCCAGACCAATCACCCCTTTACCTGGGCTGATGAGTTCAGTAATCTTGAGCAAGGGTCCCCAACTACCGTACGTAGTCACACAAAAactgaaccaaaaaaaacaattttattaatTCTTTATTGA